Part of the Abyssisolibacter fermentans genome, GAAATTGATTTTTATCATAGTAATACGCTTTTTCGATTCCTTTACTTAAAACATGGTTTAATGAAGCACGTAATAAACCATCTCCTATTCTTTTTCTTCTATATGGTTGTTTTACGAATATATTGTTTAATACTGCTTTATCATCTTGTATTGTTAATATACACGTGCCTAATAATGTTTCATTTTCTTTGATAAGGTATACCACATCATTACTCTTTGAATTAACTTTTACGTTTAGTTCTTCTTCTAATAATTTGTCAATTAAATTAAATTCAACTTCACTTTCTGCTAATCTGGAAATAATCATCATTCACACCTCTTTTAGATTTCTTTTAGATATTTTAGTTCCTTTTCGTTTAAAAAGCGCCATTCACCTACCTGTAACTTACCAAGGTTTATATCACCTATGCTAACCCTTTTTAATTTTATAACTGGGTGATTAATAGCTTCACACATTTTACGAACTTGTCTATTTCTCCCCTCTTTTATAAGTATTTCTAGTTCTGAATTCTTTTCAGCTACATCAAGAATTTTTATTTTAGCTCTAGCTGTAGTATAATTCTCTATTTTTAAACCTGTTTTAAATTTTTTCATTTCTAATTCTGTTGGTATACCCTTAACTTTAGCAATATATTTTTTCCATATATTATGCTTTGGATGAGTAAGCTTGTATGTAAGCTCACCGTCATTTGTAAGTAATATTAAACCAGATGTGTGATAATCAAGTCTGCCAACAGGATAGATTCTTGTATCAATTAGTTTTACTAGATCTAACACAGTAGGTCTATTAAATTGATCTGA contains:
- a CDS encoding GNAT family N-acetyltransferase codes for the protein MMIISRLAESEVEFNLIDKLLEEELNVKVNSKSNDVVYLIKENETLLGTCILTIQDDKAVLNNIFVKQPYRRKRIGDGLLRASLNHVLSKGIEKAYYYDKNQFLVKEGFFNDIEENTCDIDKFFSSSCCGEEK
- a CDS encoding pseudouridine synthase, with protein sequence MRLQKYLALCGVASRRKSEKLILEGKIKVNGEIITTLGFKINPEKDSVMVNDKKIAYEQNIYIMLNKPVKYITSASDQFNRPTVLDLVKLIDTRIYPVGRLDYHTSGLILLTNDGELTYKLTHPKHNIWKKYIAKVKGIPTELEMKKFKTGLKIENYTTARAKIKILDVAEKNSELEILIKEGRNRQVRKMCEAINHPVIKLKRVSIGDINLGKLQVGEWRFLNEKELKYLKEI